A window of the Hevea brasiliensis isolate MT/VB/25A 57/8 chromosome 6, ASM3005281v1, whole genome shotgun sequence genome harbors these coding sequences:
- the LOC110634649 gene encoding O-fucosyltransferase 36 — protein MDRDSSDEEDDRQTLIEQNDRKPNHHHHHQPVPTSSPQRRSSSTFHIEDLESLGGSIRRRFFSNFNKRYYYYLLAIFLPLLIVVVIFSADIRNMFSANLSALRLDSVSDRMREAELQALYLLGQQQFSLISLLNQSFPFHNNNNNTLLNSNSNSNSSVNSNATFVSTNLEEQGLRFKIEDLRSALLKQISLNKQIQQVLLSPHKSANVNVSASDVDNAAGPFVGSAFGYDGCRKMESRFSERKTIDWKPRSDKFLFAICLSGQMSNHLICLEKHMFFAALLNRVLVMPSSKFDYQYSRVLDIEHINQCLGRQVVVSFEEFAQMRKNHLHIDRFICYFSSPAPCYVDEEHVKKLKGLGISMGKLESPWKEDVKKPSKKTVQDVQAKFSSNDDVIAIGDVYFADVEKEWVLQPGGPLAHKCKTLIEPSRLIILTAQRFIQTFLGKNFIALHFRRHGFLKFCNVKTPSCFYPIPQAADCIAQVVERTNAPVIYLSTDAAESETDLLQSLIVLNGKAVPLVKRPSHTSVEKWDALLSRHRIEDDSQVEAMLDKTICAMSSVFIGASGSTFTEDILRLRKDWETASLCDEYLCQGELPNFIAEDE, from the exons ATGGATAGAGATTCATCTGACGAGGAAGACGATCGCCAGACTCTAATTGAGCAAAACGATAGGAAGCcaaatcaccaccaccaccaccaaccaGTCCCCACTTCCTCTCCTCAGCGGCGGTCCTCCTCCACCTTCCACATTGAGGATCTCGAGTCTCTTGGTGGTTCAATACGCCGTCGTTTCTTTAGTAACTTCAATAAGAGGTACTACTACTATTTGTTGGCTATTTTTCTGCCTCTCTTAATCGTCGTCGTCATTTTCTCCGCCGATATAAGGAATATGTTCTCCGCCAATCTATCTGCTCTCAGGCTTGATTCCGTTTCAGACCGGATGAGAGAGGCTGAGTTACAAGCGCTTTACTTGCTGGGTCAGCAGCAATTTTCTCTAATCTCTCTCTTGAACCAATCATTTCCCTTTCACAATAATAACAACAATACGCTTTTGAATTCCaattccaattccaactctagtGTTAATTCAAATGCCACTTTTGTGTCCACTAACTTAGAGGAACAAGGCTTGAGATTCAAGATAGAGGATTTGAGATCTGCCCTTCTCAAGCAGATTTCGCTAAATAAACAAATTCAACAGGTTCTATTATCCCCTCACAAGTCTGCGAATGTGAATGTATCTGCTTCAGATGTCGATAAcgctgctgggccatttgtgggTTCTGCATTTGGTTACGATGGGTGTAGGAAGATGGAGTCAAGGTTCTCGGAAAGGAAGACCATAGACTGGAAACCCAGATCAGACAAGTTCTTGTTCGCCATTTGCTTATCTGGGCAGATGAGTAACCATTTGATTTGCTTGGAGAAGCATATGTTTTTCGCGGCTTTGTTGAATCGGGTTTTGGTTATGCCAAGTTCTAAATTTGATTATCAATATAGTAGGGTGTTAGATATTGAACATATAAATCAATGTTTGGGAAGGCAGGTGGTCGTCTCATTTGAAGAATTTGCACAAATGAGGAAGAATCATTTGCATATTGATCGGTTTATATGCTACTTCTCCTCACCTGCTCCGTGCTATGTGGATGAAGAACATGTTAAGAAGTTGAAGGGGTTAGGGATTTCAATGGGGAAGCTTGAGTCGCCTTGGAAGGAGGATGTTAAGAAACCAAGTAAGAAAACGGTTCAGGATGTGCAGGCCAAGTTTTCTTCCAATGATGATGTTATTGCTATTGGAGATGTGTATTTTGCTGATGTAGAGAAGGAGTGGGTGTTGCAGCCTGGTGGTCCTCTTGCACACAAATGCAAGACATTGATCGAACCAAGTAGGCTTATAATACTTACTGCCCAGCGATTTATTCAAACTTTCTTGGGGAAGAACTTCATTGCCCTCCATTTCCGGCGGCATGGCTTCTTGAAGTTCTG TAATGTTAAAACGCCGAGTTGCTTTTACCCCATACCCCAAGCTGCAGATTGCATAGCGCAGGTGGTTGAAAGGACCAATGCACCAGTCATATATCTTTCCACTGATGCGGCAGAAAGTGAAACTGATTTGTTGCAGTCACTAATTGTGCTGAATGGGAAAGCTGTACCCCTTGTCAAACGGCCATCTCATACTTCAGTGGAGAAGTGGGATGCTTTGTTATCAAGACATCGCATTGAGGACGATTCTCAG GTGGAAGCCATGCTTGATAAGACAATCTGTGCTATGTCTAGTGTTTTCATAGGGGCCTCAGGGTCCACATTCACTGAGGACATTTTGCGGTTGCGAAAGGATTGGGAAACAGCATCTTTATGTGATGAGTACCTTTGCCAAGGTGAATTGCCAAACTTCATTGCAGAAGATGAATGA
- the LOC110634673 gene encoding uncharacterized protein C23H3.12c, which produces MRARLVVFPVRGRNWCFSRSIDPSIAEDASAYTPSSLKELWKKISSSNSNAHNAELLIDFVSNKMNRAWMGLEKAPEGSLKNKIHGLGLKLLARVKPSEIFLKSISKEVTDVEITYPSSLNPRLVRRRLRHIAMRGAASHKGYFYGSVSLLPLTSAFTVLPLPNIPFFWVLFRTYSHWRALQGSEKLLQLVSDCPHAENLDIPNMKESESEIETGDSKHEVHKTRGSKWVLQPSKELEELLHNGDENDGLSKCAISKICKTFNLNKIDIIKFKHKM; this is translated from the exons ATGAGAGCGAGATTGGTTGTGTTTCCTGTGAGAGGAAGGAATTGGTGTTTTAGCAGATCCATCGACCCTTCCATTGCTGAGGATGCCTCAGCCTACACCCCCTCTTCTCTCAAGGAACTCTGGAAGAAGATCTCATCCTCCAACTCCAATGCCCACAATGCTGAGCTTCTCATCGATTTTGTCTCCAACAAG ATGAATAGAGCATGGATGGGTCTAGAGAAGGCGCCAGAGGGCTCTTTGAAGAATAAGATTCATGG GTTGGGATTGAAGCTTTTGGCACGGGTTAAGCCATCTGAGATTTTCTTAAAATCTATATCTAAGGAGGTCACTGATGTTGAAATTACATACCCCTCCAG TTTAAATCCACGACTTGTACGGCGAAGATTACGACATATTGCCATGAG GGGAGCTGCCAGCCACAAGGGATATTTCTATGGTTCAGTTTCCTTACTTCCATTGACAAGTGCATTTACT GTTTTACCTCTGCCCAATATACCATTCTTTTGGGTTTTATTTCGCACTTATTCTCATTGGCGAGCTCTCCAG GGGAGTGAGAAGCTGCTTCAGCTTGTGTCTGATTGTCCTCATGCTGAGAATTTAGACATTCCAAATATGAAGGAAAGTGAAAGTGAAATTGAAACTGGTGACTCCAAGCATGAAGTCCACAAGACACGAGGTTCTAAATGG GTGCTGCAGCCATCAAAGGAGCTCGAGGAACTTCTTCACAACGGAGATGAAAATGATGGCCTCAGTAAATGTGCTATTTCAAAAATCTGCAAGACCTTCAATTTGAACAAGATTGATATTATTAAGTTTAAGCATAAAATGTAG
- the LOC110634616 gene encoding FACT complex subunit SPT16 has translation MADQRNPSGAQNAYNINTDKFKIRLQSLYSHWNEHKDELWGSADALAIATPPPSDDLRYLKSSAMNVWLLGYEFPETIMVFTKKQIHFLCSQKKASLLEVVRAAARDVAGGLDVTIHVKAKGDDGTALMEAVFRAIRAQPNASVIGYIAKEAPEGTLLETWAEKLKTAGFQQIADITNGFSDLLAVKDAEEILNVKKAAYLSVSVMSNVVIPSLENAIDEEKKVTHSYLMDEAEKAIMDPAKAKAKLKAENCDICYPPIFQSGGEFDLRPSAASNDEYLYYDPASVIIVAIGARYNNYCSNLARTFLIDANTMQTKAYEVLLKAHEAAIGALKPGNKISAAYQAAMSVVEKEAPDLVPNLTKSAGTGIGLEFRESGLNINAKNDRVLKPNMVFNVSLGFQNLQNQTNNPKIQNFSLLVADTIIVGQTNPEVGTCKSSKAVKDVAYSFSEEDEEVKPEPKPVVNGTKAFISKTTLRSDTGEISKEEIRRQHQAELARQKNEETALRLAGGGSATGDNRSAAKTSTDLTAYKNVNDIPSGRDLMIQIDQKNEAVLLPVYGSMVPFHVATIRTVSSQQDTNRNCYIRIIFNVPGTPFSPHDANSLKYQGAIYLKEVSFRSKDPRHISEVVQQIKTLRRHVVARESERAERATLVTQEKLQLAGNRFKPIRLLNLWIRPVFGGRGRKLPGALEAHVNGFRFSTSRNDERVDIMFANIKHAFFQPAEREMITLLHFHLHNHIMVGNKKTKDVQFYIEVMESVQTLGGGRRSAYDPDEIEEEQRERDRKNKINMDFQSFVNRVNDLWSQPQFSGLDLEFDQPLRELGFHGVPYKTSSFIVPTSSCLVELIETPFLVVTLSEIEIVNLERVGLGQKNFDMTIVFKDFKRDVLRIDSIPSTALDGIKEWLDTTDIKYYESKLNLNWRQILKTITDDPQSFIDDGGWEFLNLEASDSDSDNSEDSDKGYEPSEAEPDSESEDDDSDSESLVESEDEEEEEDSEGDSEEEKGKTWEELEREASNADREKGNESDSEVERNRRKMKNLGKSRAPPSGSMAKRSRFR, from the coding sequence ATGGCTGACCAGCGGAACCCTAGCGGGGCCCAAAATGCTTATAATATTAACACCGATAAGTTCAAAATACGGCTTCAGTCTTTGTACTCGCATTGGAATGAACATAAGGATGAACTATGGGGGTCTGCTGATGCTCTAGCAATAGCTACGCCGCCGCCTTCAGATGATTTGCGGTACCTGAAATCGTCTGCTATGAACGTTTGGTTGCTGGGTTATGAGTTCCCAGAGACTATAATGGTATTCACGAAGAAGCAGATCCATTTCTTGTGTAGCCAGAAGAAGGCTTCCTTGCTTGAAGTTGTCAGGGCGGCTGCTCGGGATGTTGCAGGGGGTTTAGATGTTACTATTCATGTCAAGGCAAAGGGTGATGATGGGACTGCATTAATGGAAGCTGTATTTCGTGCTATTCGTGCCCAGCCGAATGCCAGTGTTATTGGATACATAGCCAAGGAGGCTCCTGAAGGTACTCTTTTAGAGACTTGGGCTGAGAAATTGAAGACTGCCGGTTTCCAGCAGATTGCAGATATAACCAATGGGTTTTCTGACCTGCTTGCTGTGAAGGATGCTGAAGAAATCTTGAATGTGAAGAAAGCTGCATATTTGAGTGTCAGTGTGATGAGTAATGTTGTCATTCCCAGTCTTGAGAATGCTATTGATGAGGAGAAGAAAGTTACCCATTCTTATTTGATGGATGAGGCTGAGAAGGCCATAATGGATCCTGCCAAAGCTAAGGCAAAGTTAAAAGCAGAGAATTGTGATATATGTTACCCTCCAATATTTCAGAGTGGGGGGGAGTTTGATCTCAGACCTAGTGCTGCCAGCAATGACGAGTACCTCTACTATGATCCTGCCAGTGTCATTATAGTTGCTATTGGAGCCCGATATAACAATTACTGCTCAAATCTTGCCAGGACTTTCTTGATTGATGCCAATACAATGCAGACTAAGGCTTATGAGGTTCTGCTCAAAGCCCATGAAGCAGCAATTGGTGCATTGAAGCCTGGGAACAAGATTAGTGCTGCATATCAAGCAGCCATGTCAGTGGTTGAGAAAGAGGCTCCTGACTTAGTTCCAAATCTGACAAAATCAGCAGGGACTGGAATTGGTCTTGAGTTCCGAGAGTCTGGACTGAATATTAATGCCAAGAATGATCGAGTCCTGAAGCCAAATATGGTTTTTAATGTGTCACTTGGTTTTCAGAACTTACAGAACCAAACAAATAACCCTAAGATCCAGAATTTTTCTTTATTAGTTGCTGATACAATTATTGTAGGCCAAACAAATCCAGAAGTGGGAACTTGTAAGAGCTCCAAAGCTGTTAAGGATGTGGCATACTCGTTCAGTGAAGAGGATGAAGAAGTAAAACCAGAACCTAAACCTGTTGTTAATGGCACAAAAGCCTTCATTTCCAAGACAACACTAAGGTCTGATACTGGGGAGATCTCCAAAGAGGAAATTCGGCGGCAGCACCAGGCTGAGCTTGCCCGTCAAAAGAATGAAGAAACTGCACTTCGGCTTGCTGGTGGAGGAAGTGCAACAGGTGATAACCGTTCAGCTGCAAAGACTTCAACTGATTTGACAGCGTACAAGAATGTCAATGATATTCCTTCTGGAAGAGATCTAATGATTCAGATAGACCAGAAGAATGAGGCAGTTCTTTTGCCTGTTTATGGGAGTATGGTACCTTTCCATGTTGCTACAATAAGGACAGTTTCCAGCCAGCAGGACACCAACAGAAATTGCTATATTCGCATAATATTTAATGTGCCAGGAACTCCTTTTAGTCCGCATGATGCAAATTCGCTGAAGTACCAGGGGGCCATTTACCTGAAGGAGGTGTCATTTCGCTCCAAGGACCCTAGGCACATTAGTGAAGTGGTACAGCAGATTAAGACACTTAGACGGCATGTTGTGGCCAGGGAGTCTGAGAGGGCTGAGAGGGCAACCTTGGTTACCCAGGAGAAACTTCAGCTTGCTGGGAACAGATTCAAACCAATAAGGCTGTTGAACCTTTGGATCCGTCCAGTATTTGGTGGCCGGGGAAGAAAACTTCCTGGTGCTCTGGAAGCTCATGTAAATGGGTTTAGATTTTCAACAAGTAGAAATGATGAGCGTGTGGATATTATGTTTGCAAACATCAAACATGCATTTTTCCAGCCTGCAGAGAGGGAAATGATCACTCTTCTCCACTTTCATCTGCACAATCATATCATGGTGGGGAACAAGAAGACCAAGGACGTGCAGTTTTATATTGAAGTGATGGAATCAGTCCAGACTTTGGGGGGTGGAAGGAGGTCTGCATATGATCCTGATGAAATTGAAGAAGAGCAAAGGGAAAGGGACAGGAAGAATAAGATCAACATGGATTTTCAGAGCTTTGTAAATAGGGTGAATGATCTTTGGAGCCAGCCTCAATTTAGTGGACTTGACCTTGAGTTTGATCAGCCTTTGAGAGAGCTTGGCTTCCATGGGGTGCCCTACAAAACCTCATCTTTCATTGTCCCAACATCAAGCTGCTTGGTTGAGCTAATTGAGACTCCTTTCCTTGTTGTCACCCTCAGTGAGATTGAGATTGTGAACTTGGAAAGAGTTGGTCTTGGACAGAAAAACTTTGATATGACCATTGTGTTTAAGGACTTCAAGCGTGATGTCCTTAGGATTGATTCTATTCCATCAACAGCACTGGATGGCATCAAGGAATGGCTCGACACGACAGACATCAAATATTATGAGAGCAAGTTAAATCTGAACTGGCGGCAGATACTGAAGACAATCACTGACGACCCTCAGAGTTTCATAGATGATGGTGGATGGGAATTTTTGAATTTGGAAGCTAGCGATTCAGATTCTGATAACTCAGAGGATTCAGACAAGGGTTATGAGCCATCGGAAGCAGAACCTGACTCTGAATCAGAAGATGATGACTCTGACAGTGAGTCACTAGTGGAGTCTGaggatgaggaggaggaggaggattcAGAGGGAGACTCTGAGGAAGAAAAGGGCAAGACATGGGAAGAGTTAGAGAGGGAAGCAAGCAATGCTGACAGGGAGAAAGGGAATGAATCAGATAGTGAGGTGGAGAGGAATAGAAGGAAAATGAAGAATCTTGGGAAGTCTCGAGCCCCTCCTAGTGGCAGCATGGCCAAGCGCTCCAGGTTCAGATAG
- the LOC110634667 gene encoding 26S proteasome regulatory subunit 7A, which produces MAPEPEDEIKDEKNPRPLDEDDIALLKTYGLGPYSNSIKKVEKEIKEMAKKVNDLCGIKESDTGLAAPSQWDLVSDKQMMQEEQPLQVARCTKIINPNTEDAKYVINVKQIAKFVVGLGDKVSPTDIEEGMRVGVDRNKYQIQIPLPPKIDPSVTMMTVEEKPDVTYNDVGGCKEQIEKMREVVELPMLHPEKFVKLGIDPPKGVLCYGPPGTGKTLLARAVANRTDACFIRVIGSELVQKYVGEGARMVRELFQMARSKKACIVFFDEVDAIGGARFDDGVGGDNEVQRTMLEIVNQLDGFDARGNIKVLMATNRPDTLDPALLRPGRLDRKVEFGLPDLESRTQIFKIHTRTMNCERDIRFELLARLCPNSTGADIRSVCTEAGMYAIRARRKTVTEKDFLDAVNKVIKGYQKFSATPKYMVYN; this is translated from the exons ATGGCACCAGAGCCTGAAGATGAGATCAAGGACGAGAAGAACCCTCGCCCTCTCGACGAAGATGACATCGCTCTTCTCAAAACTTAT GGTTTAGGACCATATTCTAATAGCATTAAGAAGGTCGAGAAGGAAATTAAGGAAATGGCTAAGAAAGTCAATGATTTATGTG gtATCAAGGAGTCTGACACTGGTTTAGCTGCACCCAGTCAGTGGGACCTTGTTTCTGATAAGCAAATGATGCAGGAGGAGCAACCTCTTCAG GTGGCAAGGTGTACGAAAATAATAAATCCAAACACTGAAGATGCCAAATATGTAATAAACGtcaaacaaattgcaaag TTTGTTGTCGGGCTGGGTGACAAGGTTTCCCCAACTGATATAGAAGAAGGAATGCGTGTTGG GGTTGATCGTAATAAATATCAGATACAGATTCCTTTGCCACCAAAAATTGACCCAAGTGTGACCATGATGACAGTGGAAGAGAAACCGGACGTGACTTATAATGATGTTGGTGGATGTAAGGAGCAGATTGAAAAGATGCGAGAA GTTGTTGAACTACCCATGCTTCATCCGGAGAAATTTGTGAAGCTTGGTATTGATCCTCCTAAAGGTGTTCTCTGCTATGGTCCTCCTGGAACTGGTAAAACACTTTTAGCAAGAGCTGTGGCTAATAGAACTGATGCTTGTTTCATTCGAGTTATTGGAAGTGAGCTTGTTCAAAAATATGTTGGTGAGGGAGCAAGGATGGTTCGTGAGCTATTTCAG ATGGCACGTTCAAAGAAGGCTTGTATTGTATTTTTTGATGAAGTTGATGCCATAGGTGGTGCGCGTTTTGATGATGGTGTGGGCGGAGACAATGAGGTCCAGCGTACAATGCTTGAAATTGTGAATCAGCTTGATGGATTTGATGCTCGTGGAAACATTAAAGTTCTTATGGCAACAAACAG GCCTGACACTCTAGATCCAGCATTATTGCGTCCTGGACGATTAGATCGTAAGGTTGAGTTTGGCCTTCCAGATTTGGAAAGTAGAACACAGATATTTAAGATTCATACACGAACAATGAACTGTGAAAGGGATATCCGATTTGAGCTTTTGGCTCGGCTTTGCCCAAATTCAACTG GAGCTGACATTAGGAGCGTATGTACTGAAGCTGGAATGTATGCAATTCGAGCACGAAGGAAGACAGTAACAGAGAAAGATTTTCTTGATGCAGTGAACAAAGTAATTAAAGGATACCAGAAGTTCAGTGCAACACCGAAGTACATGGTCTACAATTAA